From the Ammospiza caudacuta isolate bAmmCau1 chromosome 26, bAmmCau1.pri, whole genome shotgun sequence genome, one window contains:
- the LMAN2L gene encoding VIP36-like protein gives MAAAGRWRAGLVLLAVLLGLGGTAAEQTEEHLKREHSLSKPYQGVGSASSGLWDLLGNAMVMTQFIRLTPDVQSKQGAVWNRVPCYLRDWEMQVHFKIHGQGKKNLNGDGFAIWYTKDRMQPGPVFGSKDNFLGLGVFVDTYPNEEKQQERVFPYISAMVNNGSLTYDHDRDGRPTELGGCTAMVRNLHHDTFLVIRYVKRRLTVLIDIDGKHEWRDCIDVPGVRLPRGYYFGTSSVTGDLSDNHDIISLKLYQLTVERTPEEEKRDREVFLPVVDNLRLPGMEAPLEPMSGLALFLIVFFSLVALVFAIVIGIILYNKWQEQSRKHFY, from the exons atggcggcggcgggcCGGTGGCGGGCCgggctggtcctgctggccGTGCTGCTGGGGCTCGGCGGGACGGCGGCCGAGCAGACCGAGGAGCACCTCAAACGCGAGCACTCGCTGTCCAAGCCGTACCAGG GTGTGGGCTCGGCCAGCTCGGGGCTCTGGGACCTGCTGGGCAACGCCATGGTCATGACCCAGTTCATCCGCCTCACCCCCGACGTGCAGAGCAAGCAGGGAGCCGTGTGGAACCGGGTG ccctgctacCTGCGGGACTGGGAGATGCAGGTGCACTTCAAGATCCACGGGCAGGGCAAGAAGAACCTCAACGGAGATGGATTCGCCATCTGGTACACCAAGGACAGGATGCAGCCGG gACCCGTTTTTGGGAGCAAGGACAacttcctggggctgggagtgtTCGTGGACACGTATCCCAAcgaggagaagcagcaggag CGCGTGTTCCCCTACATCTCGGCCATGGTGAACAACGGCTCGCTGACCTACGACCACGACCGCGACGGGCGCCCCACCGAGCTGGGCGGCTGCACCGCCATGGTGCGCAACCTGCACCACGACACCTTCCTGGTCATCCGCTACGTCAAGAGGAGACTCACG GTGCTGATCGACATCGACGGCAAGCACGAGTGGCGGGACTGCATCGACGTGCCCGGCGTGCGCCTGCCCCGGGGCTACTACTTTGGGACATCCTCGGTCACTGGGGACCTCTCAG aCAACCACGACATCATCTCGCTGAAGCTGTACCAGCTGACGGTGGAGCGGACGCCAGAGGAGGAGAAACGGGATCGGGAGGTTTTCCTGCCCGTGGTGGACAACCTGAGGCTGCCGGGAA TGGAGGCGCCCCTGGAGCCCATGAGTGGCCTGGCCCTGTTCCTCATCGTCTTCTTCTCGCTGGTGGCCCTCGTCTTCGCCATCGTCATCGGCATCATCCTCTACAACaagtggcaggagcagagccgCAAGCACTTCtactga
- the MTHFD2 gene encoding bifunctional methylenetetrahydrofolate dehydrogenase/cyclohydrolase, mitochondrial isoform X1 yields MAAALQPLRALSRAAMEPRARRLHLSAARGDAVVISGRKLARQIRQEARHEVQQWVAAGNRRPHLSVVLVGENPASHSYVLNKTKAAADVGISSETILRPASISEEELLELIAKLNSDTAVDGLLVQLPLPEHIDERRVCNAVSPHKDVDGFHVLNVGRMCLDQDSMLPATPRGVWEIIQRTGIPTLGRNVVVAGRSKNVGMPIAMLLHTDGSHERPGGDATVTISHRYTPKEQLKQHTIRADIVVAAAGIPNLITADMIKEGAAVIDVGITRVQDPLTARPRLVGDVDFEGVKKKASYITPVPGGVGPMTVAMLMKNTIIAAKKLLKTCELQAVPA; encoded by the exons ATGGCCGCCGCGCTCCAGCCCCTCCGCGCCCTCAGCCGCGCCGCGATGgagccccgcgcccgccgcctgCACCTCAGCGCCGCTCG CGGGGACGCCGTGGTGATCTCGGGCAGGAAGCTGGCGCGGCAGATCCGGCAGGAGGCGCGGCACGAGGTGCAGCAGTGGGTGGCTGCCGGCAACAGGAGGCCGCACCTGAGCGTGGTGCTGGTGGGCGAGAACCCGGCCAGCCACTCCTACGTGCTCAACAAAACCAAAGCGGCGGCTGATGTGG GGATCAGCAGCGAGACCATCCTCAGGCCAGCCTCCATCAgcgaggaggagctgctggagctgattGCCAAACTCAACAGTGACACGGCCGTGGACGGGCTCCTGGTGCAGCTCCCCCTGCCTg agcaCATCGACGAGCGCCGCGTGTGCAACGCCGTGAGCCCGCACAAGGACGTGGACGGGTTCCACGTGCTCAACGTGGGCAGGATGTGCCTGGACCAGGACTCCATGCTGCCTGCCACGCCCAGGGGGGTCTGGGAGATCATCCAGAGGACAG ggatcCCCACGCTGGGCAGGAACGTGGTGGTGGCGGGCAGGTCCAAGAACGTGGGCATGCCCATCGCCATGCTGCTGCACACCGACGGCAGCCACGAGCGCCCCGGAG GTGACGCCACGGTGACGATCTCGCACCGCTACACgcccaaggagcagctgaagcagcacaCCATCCGTGCTGACATCGTGGTGGCTGCTGCag GCATCCCCAACCTGATCACGGCTGACATGATCAAGGAGGGCGCGGCCGTGATCGACGTTGGCATCACCCGCGTGCAGGACCCGCTcacggcccggccccgcctcgTGGGGGACGTGGACTTCGAAG GGGTGAAGAAGAAGGCGAGTTACATCACACCCGTGCCCGGCGGCGTGGGGCCCATGACGGTGGCCATGCTGATGAAGAACACCATCATCGCTGCCAAGAAACTGCTGAAAACCTgtgagctgcaggctgtgcctgcctAA
- the MTHFD2 gene encoding bifunctional methylenetetrahydrofolate dehydrogenase/cyclohydrolase, mitochondrial isoform X2, whose product MAAALQPLRALSRAAMEPRARRLHLSAARGDAVVISGRKLARQIRQEARHEVQQWVAAGNRRPHLSVVLVGENPASHSYVLNKTKAAADVGISSETILRPASISEEELLELIAKLNSDTAVDGLLVQLPLPEHIDERRVCNAVSPHKDVDGFHVLNVGRMCLDQDSMLPATPRGVWEIIQRTGDATVTISHRYTPKEQLKQHTIRADIVVAAAGIPNLITADMIKEGAAVIDVGITRVQDPLTARPRLVGDVDFEGVKKKASYITPVPGGVGPMTVAMLMKNTIIAAKKLLKTCELQAVPA is encoded by the exons ATGGCCGCCGCGCTCCAGCCCCTCCGCGCCCTCAGCCGCGCCGCGATGgagccccgcgcccgccgcctgCACCTCAGCGCCGCTCG CGGGGACGCCGTGGTGATCTCGGGCAGGAAGCTGGCGCGGCAGATCCGGCAGGAGGCGCGGCACGAGGTGCAGCAGTGGGTGGCTGCCGGCAACAGGAGGCCGCACCTGAGCGTGGTGCTGGTGGGCGAGAACCCGGCCAGCCACTCCTACGTGCTCAACAAAACCAAAGCGGCGGCTGATGTGG GGATCAGCAGCGAGACCATCCTCAGGCCAGCCTCCATCAgcgaggaggagctgctggagctgattGCCAAACTCAACAGTGACACGGCCGTGGACGGGCTCCTGGTGCAGCTCCCCCTGCCTg agcaCATCGACGAGCGCCGCGTGTGCAACGCCGTGAGCCCGCACAAGGACGTGGACGGGTTCCACGTGCTCAACGTGGGCAGGATGTGCCTGGACCAGGACTCCATGCTGCCTGCCACGCCCAGGGGGGTCTGGGAGATCATCCAGAGGACAG GTGACGCCACGGTGACGATCTCGCACCGCTACACgcccaaggagcagctgaagcagcacaCCATCCGTGCTGACATCGTGGTGGCTGCTGCag GCATCCCCAACCTGATCACGGCTGACATGATCAAGGAGGGCGCGGCCGTGATCGACGTTGGCATCACCCGCGTGCAGGACCCGCTcacggcccggccccgcctcgTGGGGGACGTGGACTTCGAAG GGGTGAAGAAGAAGGCGAGTTACATCACACCCGTGCCCGGCGGCGTGGGGCCCATGACGGTGGCCATGCTGATGAAGAACACCATCATCGCTGCCAAGAAACTGCTGAAAACCTgtgagctgcaggctgtgcctgcctAA